From one Triticum aestivum cultivar Chinese Spring chromosome 4B, IWGSC CS RefSeq v2.1, whole genome shotgun sequence genomic stretch:
- the LOC123091661 gene encoding putative receptor protein kinase ZmPK1, which translates to MLRSMRPFVLGLLITVCGLSLLLPCPPAVAAARESLTRGASIAVEDYATDFLRSPGGTFACGFYRVSPTVFTFSVWFTRAKERSVVWTADRTRPVHSKGSRLTLDKRGGALILTDYDGEPVWNSTVAGAPTASRARLRDTGNLVVVDADGRALWQSFHFPTDTLLPTQRLTATTRLVSSRDGRLLSSGYYSLGFSDYAMLSLFYDNGNFSSIYWPNPYNNYVANNRRIYNFTREAAMDALGNFLSSDNANFQAADLATAGVRRRLTLDADGNLRAYSLDAATGTWAVSWMAFRNPCTIHGVCGANAVCLYAPAPSCACAPGHERTDPGDWTRGCRPTFRQHQCGKPTRTPTKLMALPHSDFWGYDLNDGEIMPLAKCARRCRTSCACVAFQHKANMECYLKSVLFNGRTFPGLPGTVYIKVPVDFVVPEFHVHQWQTHVHGGLAILEENITGCGDRAAQEVLLNATALSRKHVLDAAGKPVWPYLYGFLSALLVVEAVVIGLGCLLFSRRGLFTRSSPVYPMDEGYRLILLTTSFQRYSYAAIKKATGNFADEIGRGGSGVVYRGVLDDGRVVAVKALTTSVSRSHGEEEFQAELSVIGRIYHMNLVRIIGCCSQGKHRILVSEFIENGSLATMLLLDEDGDGGDHEVLGWSQRFRIAVGVARGLAYLHSECLEWIIHCDMKPENILLDRDLEPKITDFGLAKLLDRRPEGSASRAGREANPSGRIRGTRGYMAPEWVSSLAISDKVDVYSFGVVLLELVKGVRVADGDQNTDVRAVAKTVAEKVHSGSMEDLVDDRLAGDFNRAQVKVVVGVALSCLEEERNRRPSMSAVVQALVSVEDA; encoded by the coding sequence TCGCGGCGGCGCGCGAGAGCCTCACCCGGGGCGCCTCCATCGCCGTCGAGGACTATGCCACCGACTTCCTGCGCTCGCCGGGCGGCACCTTCGCCTGCGGCTTCTACCGCGTCTCCCCCACCGTTTTCACCTTCTCCGTCTGGTTCACGCGCGCCAAGGAACGCTCCGTCGTCTGGACCGCCGACCGCACGCGTCCTGTCCACAGCAAGGGCTCGCGCCTCACGCTAGATAAGCGCGGCGGCGCGCTCATCCTCACTGACTACGACGGCGAGCCGGTGTGGAACTCCACCGTGGCCGGCGCCCCGACGGCCTCGCGCGCCCGGCTCCGCGACACCGGCAACCTCGTCGTGGTGGACGCCGACGGGAGAGCGCTGTGGCAGAGCTTCCACTTCCCCACGGACACGCTGCTGCCGACGCAGCGTCTCACCGCGACGACTCGCCTGGTTTCCTCGCGCGACGGCAGGCTGCTCTCCTCCGGCTACTACAGCCTCGGGTTCAGCGACTACGCCATGCTCTCCCTCTTCTACGACAACGGCAACTTCTCCAGCATCTACTGGCCCAACCCCTACAACAACTACGTCGCCAACAACCGCAGGATCTACAACTTCACCCGCGAGGCCGCCATGGACGCGCTCGGCAACTTCCTCTCCAGCGACAACGCCAACTTCCAGGCGGCCGACCTCGCCACCGCCGGTGTCCGGAGGAGGCTCACGCTCGACGCGGACGGCAACCTCAGGGCGTACAGCCTGGACGCGGCGACGGGGACGTGGGCGGTGTCGTGGATGGCGTTCCGCAACCCCTGCACCATCCACGGCGTGTGCGGCGCCAACGCGGTGTGCCTCTACGCGCCGGCGCCTTCGTGCGCCTGCGCGCCGGGGCACGAGCGGACCGACCCCGGCGACTGGACCAGAGGGTGCCGGCCGACTTTCCGGCAGCACCAGTGCGGGAAGCCGACGCGGACGCCGACGAAGCTGATGGCACTGCCGCACTCCGACTTCTGGGGCTACGACCTCAACGACGGCGAGATCATGCCGTTGGCGAAGTGCGCCAGGAGGTGCCGCACCAGCTGCGCATGCGTCGCGTTCCAGCACAAGGCCAACATGGAGTGCTACCTCAAAAGCGTCCTCTTCAACGGCAGGACGTTCCCCGGCTTGCCGGGGACGGTGTACATCAAGGTCCCGGTAGACTTCGTCGTCCCGGAGTTCCACGTCCACCAATGGCAAACGCACGTACACGGCGGCCTTGCCATCCTTGAGGAGAACATCACCGGCTGCGGCGACCGCGCCGCTCAAGAGGTCCTCCTCAACGCCACCGCCTTGTCACGCAAGCACGTCCTTGACGCCGCGGGAAAACCGGTGTGGCCGTACCTGTACGGGTTCCTGTCGGCGCTGCTCGTCGTGGAAGCCGTTGTCATCGGGCTCGGCTGCCTGCTCTTCTCCAGGAGGGGACTGTTCACGCGGTCCTCTCCGGTGTACCCCATGGACGAAGGCTACAGACTCATCCTCCTCACCACGAGTTTTCAGAGGTACAGCTACGCGGcgatcaagaaggccacggggaaCTTCGCCGACGAGATCGGCCGCGGCGGGTCTGGAGTGGTGTACAGGGGCGTTCTCGACGACGGCCGGGTCGTGGCCGTCAAGGCGCTTACGACGAGCGTGAGCCGCTCCCACGGGGAGGAGGAGTTCCAGGCGGAGCTGAGCGTGATCGGCAGGATCTACCACATGAACCTGGTGAGGATCATCGGCTGCTGCTCCCAGGGCAAGCACCGCATCCTCGTCTCCGAGTTCATCGAGAACGGCTCGCTCGCCACGATGTTGTTGTTGGACGaagacggcgacggtggcgaccACGAGGTCCTCGGGTGGAGCCAGCGGTTCCGGATCGCCGTCGGCGTGGCGAGGGGCCTCGCCTATCTGCACAGCGAGTGCCTCGAGTGGATCATCCACTgcgacatgaaaccggagaacatATTGCTGGACCGTGATCTGGAGCCCAAGATCACCGACTTCGGGCTCGCCAAGCTGCTGGACCGCCGCCCCGAGGGGTCCGCCTCTCGCGCAGGGCGGGAGGCGAACCCGTCGGGGCGGATCAGGGGGACGAGGGGTTACATGGCGCCGGAATGGGTGTCGAGCCTGGCCATCAGCGACAAGGtcgacgtgtacagcttcggcgtgGTGCTGCTGGAGCTGGTAAAAGGGGTCAGGGTGGCGGACGGCGACCAGAATACGGATGTTAGGGCCGTGGCCAAGACTGTGGCCGAGAAGGTGCATTCCGGCAGCATGGAAGATCTTGTGGATGACCGGCTCGCCGGCGACTTTAACCGCGCGCAGGTGAAGGTGGTGGTTGGTGTTGCCTTGTCGtgcttggaggaggagaggaacaggCGGCCGAGCATGAGCGCGGTGGTGCAGGCGCTCGTCTCCGTTGAAGATGCGTGA